A window of Mangifera indica cultivar Alphonso chromosome 13, CATAS_Mindica_2.1, whole genome shotgun sequence contains these coding sequences:
- the LOC123194170 gene encoding probable flavin-containing monooxygenase 1, translated as MAINIQSHLVVSKIAIIGAGVSGLAAAKQLRHHDPIVFEATDSIGGVWKNCCYHSTKLQSARVGYEFADFPWPNRSNPDIPCYIEVLDYLESYAKHFDLLKCVRFNSKVVATRFIAASQTADFGGEYDTPLPGHPVWEVAVQTNNSDSVQWYGFEFVVLCTGKYGDIPRVPTFPGNKGPEKFEGKVLHCLDYCQLDEEAATQLLKGKRVVVVGYKKSAIDLALECAEANQGAEGKPCTVLVRTAHWTVPHFRVWGLPFFLFYSTRFSQFFHRAPNQTFLRTLLCLLLSPIRRGVSKFTESYLLWKLPLLKYGLKPDHPFEEDYASCQLAVTPENFFSEADKGKIVFKRTSKWWFWEGGIEFDDNTKLEADVVIFAAGYDGKKKLKAILPEPFCSLLEYPFGTIPLYRGTIHPLIPNMGFVGYVESVSNLHTAELRSIWLARLIDSKFKLPNVEKMLEQISKEMEVSKQSTRFYKRHCISTFSINHSDEICQEMGWNAWRKKNWLLEAFSPYGSQDYVLEK; from the exons ATGGCCATCAACATCCAAAGTCATCTTGTAGTCTCCAAAATAGCCATTATTGGAGCTGGTGTAAGTGGCCTAGCTGCGGCTAAACAGCTACGTCACCATGATCCGATAGTGTTTGAGGCCACGGACTCCATTGGAGGAGTCTGGAAAAACTGTTGTTACCACTCTACTAAGCTTCAGTCGGCTCGTGTTGGTTACGAGTTCGCTGATTTTCCTTGGCCTAACAGAAGTAATCCCGATATTCCTTGTTATATTGAGGTACTGGATTACCTGGAATCTTACGCAAAACACTTTGATTTGTTAAAGTGTGTGAGGTTCAATTCAAAAGTGGTGGCTACCCGCTTCATCGCCGCCTCACAAACCGCTGATTTTGGTGGAGAATATGACACCCCTTTGCCGGGTCATCCTGTTTGGGAGGTTGCTGTGCAAACTAACAATTCAGATTCCGTTCAG TGGTATGGATTCGAGTTTGTGGTTTTATGTACGGGGAAGTATGGTGACATACCAAGAGTTCCAACATTCCCAGGAAACAAAGGGCCTGAGAAATTTGAGGGGAAggtgttgcattgccttgattaCTGTCAGCTGGACGAGGAAGCTGCTACTCAGCTGCTCAAGGGCAAAAGGGTTGTTGTAGTTGGCTACAAGAAATCGGCCATTGATTTAGCTTTGGAATGTGCTGAGGCAAATCAAG GAGCGGAAGGAAAACCATGCACTGTGTTGGTAAGGACAGCACACTGGACAGTCCCCCATTTCAGAGTTTGGGGTTTGCCCTTCTTTCTGTTCTATTCCACAAGATTTTCTCAGTTTTTTCACAGAGCACCCAACCAAACTTTTCTCAGGACTCTACTTTGCCTCCTTTTATCTCCAATT AGGCGCGGAGTTTCAAAGTTTACTGAGTCCTACTTGCTTTGGAAGCTTCCTTTGCTCAAATATGGACTTAAACCGGACCACCCATTTGAGGAAGACTATGCTTCTTGCCAGTTAGCTGTCACGCCAGAGAATTTCTTCTCTGAGGCTGATAAGGGAAAAATTGTGTTCAAAAGGACATCAAAATGGTGGTTCTGGGAGGGTGGCATTGAGTTTGATGACAATACTAAATTGGAGGCCGATGTTGTGATTTTTGCCGCTGGTTACGATGGAAAGAAAAAGCTCAAAGCTATTTTACCAGAGCCCTTTTGTAGCTTATTAGAATATCCATTTGGTACTATACCCCTGTACAG GGGCACTATCCATCCATTGATACCGAACATGGGTTTTGTGGGTTACGTTGAAAGCGTGTCAAACCTTCACACTGCTGAGCTAAGGAGCATATGGCTGGCTCGATTGATCGACAGCAAATTTAAGCTCCCCAATGTGGAGAAGATGCTTGAACAAATATCTAAAGAGATGGAAGTCTCAAAGCAGTCCACCAGGTTCTACAAGAGGCACTGTATCTCCACTTTCAGCATCAATCACAGTGATGAAATCTGTCAAGAAATGGGGTGGAACGCTTGGAGGAAAAAGAATTGGTTGTTAGAAGCATTTAGCCCTTATGGCAGTCAGGACTATGTGCTGGAAAAATAG